In Calonectris borealis chromosome Z, bCalBor7.hap1.2, whole genome shotgun sequence, a single genomic region encodes these proteins:
- the LOC142075377 gene encoding molybdopterin synthase catalytic subunit translates to MDESEDVPKDFIKLKSEKLSVDEVSELVISPYCGAVSLFIGTTRNNFEGKKVIHLEYEAYTSMAETEIKKICRDVRQKWPSVKHIAVHHRLGVVPITEASVIIAVSSPHRAESLEAVMYCINTLKASVPIWKKEIYEDEYSWKENKECFWANSEK, encoded by the exons ATGGATGAAAGCGAAGATGTGCCAAAAGATTTTATCAAGCTCAAGTCTGAAAAGCTCTCTGTAGATGAAGTGTCAGAGCTGGTCATTTCACCATACTGTGGGGCAGTGTCTCTGTTCATTG GTACtacaagaaataattttgaaggcaaaaaagTGATTCACTTAGAATATGAAGCATATACTTCGATGGCAGAGACCgaaataaagaaaatctgcagAGATGTTAGACAGAAATGGCCATCAGTCAAACATATTGCAGTGCACCATAGACTTGG CGTGGTTCCAATAACTGAAGCAAGTGTAATTATTGCAGTGTCCTCTCCACACAGAGCAGAATCCCTTGAAGCTGTAATGTACTGCATCAATACCTTGAAAGCATCCGTCCCAATATGGAAAAAG GAGATTTATGAGGATGAATattcttggaaagaaaacaaggaatgcTTTTGGGccaattcagaaaaataa